From a single Adhaeribacter swui genomic region:
- a CDS encoding M16 family metallopeptidase encodes MKLLYIYALGAALSLSSTAALAQKQTPPAGSEPRNFTLPAKQEFTLPNGLQATLVPYGALPKVTVSIIVQVGNAHEKENENGLADLTGQLMREGTASLNAKQIAEKAARMGGSVNVSVGSNQTSISGSVLSEYGPELVKLLADLVQHPAFPDSEMERIKNDFKRNMNLARSQPGTQADTKFRMALYKGHPYGRDLPTDAQINAFTAEQVRDFYQRQFGAQRTGVYVAGKFEANAMRQAITSALSEWQQGPPPRIEIAQPVTKPDLLLLDRPGAPQSTLIIGLPVIDASHPDFTKLRVMNSLLGGSFGSRITSNIRENKGYTYSPHSTIAPRYRVSDWSEVADVTTEHTGNSLKEIVNEIERLQKEAPSPEELKGIQNYEAGLFVLRNSTPEGIINQLNFLDLHGLPDTYLTNQVQAIHGVTPQEVKDLAKKYIRPEDMTIVVVGDKKVITPQIKKFQAETKKKAL; translated from the coding sequence ATGAAACTACTTTATATATACGCATTAGGGGCGGCTTTATCTTTAAGCAGTACCGCCGCTCTGGCGCAGAAACAAACCCCACCAGCCGGCAGCGAACCGCGTAATTTTACTTTACCCGCCAAGCAGGAATTTACTTTACCCAACGGCTTACAAGCTACCCTGGTACCTTACGGCGCATTGCCCAAAGTTACCGTGAGTATTATTGTGCAGGTAGGCAACGCGCACGAAAAAGAAAATGAAAATGGGCTAGCCGACCTTACCGGCCAACTCATGCGCGAAGGAACCGCTAGTTTAAACGCCAAACAAATTGCCGAAAAAGCGGCCCGTATGGGCGGTTCGGTAAACGTGAGCGTTGGGTCTAACCAAACCAGCATTTCGGGCTCGGTGCTCTCGGAATACGGTCCGGAACTGGTAAAACTGCTCGCTGATCTGGTGCAGCACCCGGCTTTTCCGGATTCGGAGATGGAACGGATTAAAAACGACTTTAAACGCAACATGAACCTGGCCCGCTCGCAGCCCGGCACCCAAGCCGATACCAAGTTCCGGATGGCTTTGTACAAAGGCCACCCGTACGGCCGCGATTTACCCACCGATGCTCAGATAAACGCTTTTACCGCGGAACAAGTCCGGGATTTTTACCAGCGGCAGTTTGGCGCCCAACGCACCGGCGTGTACGTGGCCGGTAAGTTCGAGGCCAACGCCATGCGCCAGGCCATTACGTCAGCACTCAGCGAATGGCAGCAAGGCCCGCCACCCCGCATCGAAATTGCTCAACCCGTAACTAAGCCTGATTTGTTGTTACTTGACCGGCCAGGAGCGCCCCAATCTACTTTAATTATTGGCTTGCCCGTAATAGATGCCTCTCATCCGGATTTTACCAAGCTGCGCGTTATGAACTCCTTGCTAGGCGGCTCGTTCGGGTCGCGGATCACCAGTAACATTCGCGAAAACAAAGGCTATACCTACTCTCCCCACAGCACAATAGCACCCCGCTACCGCGTATCTGATTGGAGCGAAGTAGCCGACGTAACCACCGAGCACACCGGTAATTCCTTAAAAGAAATTGTAAACGAAATAGAACGCTTGCAGAAAGAAGCGCCCAGCCCCGAAGAATTAAAAGGTATTCAGAACTACGAAGCCGGTTTGTTTGTGCTGCGTAACTCCACACCCGAAGGCATTATCAACCAACTTAACTTTTTAGATTTACACGGCCTCCCCGATACCTATTTAACCAACCAGGTACAAGCCATTCATGGGGTAACGCCCCAGGAAGTAAAAGACCTGGCAAAAAAATACATCCGCCCCGAAGATATGACCATTGTGGTAGTAGGAGATAAAAAAGTTATTACCCCGCAAATCAAGAAGTTTCAGGCCGAAACCAAGAAGAAAGCGCTGTGA
- a CDS encoding Gfo/Idh/MocA family protein, translating into MDRRHFIKTSAAASLAFSAYTLPAISVAGKTRPYRTALIGAGWWGTNILREALAAGESKLVAMCDVDQEQLNKSYAEVQKLTQDKPKRYSDFRELLSKEKPEIVIVATPDHWHPLITIAAVQQGAHVYVEKPISHTIYEGRAMVKAARDADRVVQVGTHRRVSPHNVSGMEFLKSGKAGKIGMVRAFVHYGGGPGEVKPDAEAPKTLDWDMWCGPAPLRPYNPAIHPRGFRSFLDYANGQLGDWGIHWLDQVLWWTEEKYPKKVFSTGGRAIRKDNTDAPDHQIATYEFEDFTVNWEHRLFAANNAEKGENVGCYFYGTEGTFHMGWQKGWTFYPTDSKKAPIHQDPQLHKPDDQNIKELWADFLASIKAKKRSVCDIEIGHRSTTMALLGMLSMKLGRSVIWDGEKEVILNDPEANKLLSREYRGEWKYPMV; encoded by the coding sequence ATGGATCGTCGTCATTTTATAAAAACATCAGCTGCGGCCAGTCTGGCTTTTTCGGCTTATACGTTGCCGGCTATTTCGGTGGCTGGTAAAACGCGGCCATACCGCACCGCTCTGATTGGGGCCGGCTGGTGGGGCACCAATATTCTGCGCGAAGCTTTAGCGGCCGGCGAAAGCAAGTTGGTGGCTATGTGCGACGTAGACCAGGAACAATTAAATAAATCGTACGCCGAAGTACAAAAACTTACCCAGGATAAACCTAAAAGATACAGCGATTTCCGGGAGCTGCTGAGCAAAGAAAAACCCGAAATTGTAATTGTTGCTACGCCCGACCATTGGCACCCGCTTATTACCATTGCGGCCGTGCAGCAGGGCGCGCACGTGTACGTCGAAAAGCCCATTAGCCATACCATTTACGAAGGCCGCGCCATGGTAAAAGCCGCCCGCGATGCCGACCGGGTAGTGCAGGTGGGTACGCACCGGCGCGTGTCGCCGCACAACGTATCGGGCATGGAATTTTTAAAATCGGGCAAAGCCGGGAAGATTGGGATGGTGCGGGCTTTTGTGCATTACGGCGGCGGCCCTGGCGAAGTAAAACCCGATGCCGAAGCGCCCAAAACCCTGGATTGGGATATGTGGTGCGGTCCGGCACCGTTGCGGCCCTATAATCCGGCCATTCACCCGCGGGGCTTCCGGTCGTTTCTGGACTACGCCAACGGTCAGCTTGGCGACTGGGGCATTCACTGGCTCGACCAGGTTTTATGGTGGACCGAAGAAAAATATCCGAAGAAAGTATTTTCTACCGGTGGCCGGGCCATCCGGAAAGATAACACCGACGCGCCCGATCATCAGATTGCCACTTACGAGTTCGAAGATTTTACTGTAAACTGGGAACACCGTTTATTTGCCGCCAACAACGCCGAAAAAGGCGAAAACGTGGGCTGTTATTTTTACGGAACCGAAGGCACGTTTCACATGGGTTGGCAAAAAGGCTGGACTTTTTACCCCACCGATTCCAAAAAAGCCCCCATTCACCAGGACCCGCAACTGCATAAACCCGACGACCAGAACATTAAAGAACTATGGGCTGACTTCCTGGCTTCCATTAAAGCCAAAAAGCGTTCGGTCTGCGACATCGAAATTGGGCACCGTTCTACCACTATGGCTTTGTTGGGCATGCTATCTATGAAACTAGGTCGCAGTGTAATCTGGGACGGCGAGAAAGAAGTTATTTTGAACGACCCGGAGGCCAACAAACTGCTCAGCCGCGAGTACCGCGGCGAATGGAAATACCCAATGGTATAA
- a CDS encoding Panacea domain-containing protein encodes MRNYDSVTVANYLLALAYKKGIVLNVTKVQKLLFIAYGYFLARYNQPLFNEPPKAWPYGPVFPKTRKQVNYSKIIDVDDPSLKEIAADQEVTEALNRIIDKYSKFSATQLSEWSHMPGSPWDKATKEATFTWNYPIPDEYIQEYFSNIEI; translated from the coding sequence ATGCGTAATTACGATAGCGTAACGGTGGCCAATTATTTGCTGGCTTTGGCTTATAAAAAAGGCATTGTACTGAATGTAACCAAGGTACAAAAGCTCTTATTTATAGCGTACGGCTACTTTCTGGCCCGGTACAACCAACCATTATTTAACGAACCGCCCAAAGCCTGGCCTTACGGGCCGGTGTTCCCGAAAACCCGCAAACAAGTAAATTACAGCAAAATAATCGACGTAGATGATCCTTCGTTAAAAGAAATTGCCGCCGACCAAGAAGTTACCGAAGCCCTGAACCGCATTATAGATAAATATTCTAAATTTAGCGCCACGCAATTATCGGAGTGGTCGCACATGCCCGGTAGCCCCTGGGATAAAGCCACCAAAGAAGCTACTTTTACCTGGAATTATCCTATTCCGGACGAGTACATTCAAGAGTATTTTTCTAATATCGAAATTTAA
- a CDS encoding DUF547 domain-containing protein, translating into MTKVALFIFLLFTSLNTFAQNTLPAFTTEANAFFKKFVTDGKVAYAAVKKDAKSIQALTSKIGSMNLAEAPDNSKKAFYINAYNLLVIKAVTDLYPLQTVMAKPGFFDKTLHQVAGEQLTLNDLEKKKLLEPYRDARLHFVLVCAAVSCPNLASFAYTPEQINTQLDNRTKLALNNPAFIRVNTSKQQVLISKIFDWYKSDFLKNTPTALAYINTYRQNKIPETYQLGYYEYDWNLNKK; encoded by the coding sequence ATGACTAAAGTTGCGCTGTTTATTTTCCTGCTTTTTACCAGCCTAAACACTTTCGCCCAAAATACCTTACCCGCTTTTACCACCGAAGCCAATGCTTTTTTTAAAAAATTTGTAACGGATGGCAAAGTGGCATACGCCGCCGTAAAGAAAGACGCTAAAAGTATTCAGGCATTAACCAGCAAAATCGGCAGCATGAACCTGGCCGAGGCGCCGGACAACAGTAAAAAAGCTTTTTATATAAACGCGTATAATTTGCTCGTAATCAAGGCAGTTACGGATTTGTATCCCTTGCAAACCGTAATGGCGAAACCTGGCTTTTTCGATAAAACGCTGCACCAGGTAGCCGGCGAACAACTAACCTTAAATGATTTAGAAAAGAAAAAACTGCTGGAGCCTTACCGCGATGCCCGCCTGCATTTTGTTTTGGTGTGTGCTGCTGTGAGTTGCCCGAACTTAGCAAGTTTTGCTTATACGCCCGAGCAAATAAACACGCAATTGGATAACCGCACCAAACTGGCCTTAAACAATCCGGCCTTTATCCGGGTTAATACCTCTAAGCAGCAAGTGTTAATTTCTAAAATTTTTGATTGGTATAAATCTGATTTTTTAAAAAATACCCCAACAGCCTTAGCCTATATCAATACTTACCGGCAGAACAAAATACCCGAAACTTACCAGTTGGGCTATTACGAGTACGACTGGAATTTAAACAAAAAGTAA
- a CDS encoding TonB family protein, protein MKQVAFLVFFFSNWLSLTAQQINPERVFNATEVEVQPRYGKLPESIYQFLGSNIRYPVTASLNGVSGTVILSFIIRKDGKMDSLGVASNPGYGLDQEALRVIKMSANNWKPALIKNEAVACRVYFPVRFASQNNNQISTPSLSPPAQPRVDKATRKLIEQAEQANVHYNQGLDKYEQDKLEEAIAAFDKALNIKPDHIPALQNRGIVKYKLKDVAGACADWQRIVNLGQSLPEALVNACK, encoded by the coding sequence GTGAAACAAGTAGCATTTCTGGTTTTTTTCTTTAGTAATTGGCTTTCGTTAACTGCCCAGCAAATAAACCCGGAGCGGGTTTTTAATGCCACCGAAGTAGAAGTACAACCCCGGTACGGGAAGTTGCCAGAGAGTATTTACCAATTTTTAGGTTCCAATATCAGATATCCGGTTACCGCTTCTCTTAATGGCGTTTCCGGTACTGTTATCTTGTCTTTTATTATCCGGAAAGACGGCAAAATGGATAGTTTAGGCGTTGCCAGTAATCCGGGCTACGGTTTAGATCAGGAAGCCTTGCGGGTAATAAAAATGAGTGCCAATAACTGGAAACCGGCGTTAATTAAAAACGAGGCCGTAGCCTGCCGGGTTTATTTTCCGGTACGTTTTGCTTCCCAAAATAATAACCAGATTAGTACGCCCAGTCTTAGTCCGCCCGCCCAGCCCCGAGTAGATAAAGCCACCCGAAAATTGATAGAGCAAGCCGAACAAGCGAACGTTCACTACAACCAAGGCCTCGACAAGTATGAACAGGATAAATTAGAAGAAGCAATCGCTGCTTTCGACAAAGCCCTGAACATAAAACCCGACCACATACCGGCCCTACAGAACCGCGGCATTGTTAAATACAAACTGAAAGATGTAGCTGGTGCCTGCGCCGATTGGCAAAGAATCGTAAACTTAGGGCAATCGTTACCCGAAGCATTAGTAAATGCCTGCAAATAA
- a CDS encoding sugar phosphate isomerase/epimerase family protein, producing MKNFLLTTLAVCCLTVSCNTKNNSDSTATSTTTADSTTIALGTADSTGATQGQNPEEALGWKLGAQAYTFNRFTFAEAVDKIKSCGLSYVEAFPGQTIGGGIEGKMEPKMPAEKRQQILKMLQDKGVKMVSFGVTGAKDEAGWRELFQFAKDMGLENITMEPEPEFIPVVSKLCDEFGINAALHNHPKPSRYWDPNVVIAAMKGQSKRLGSCADIGHWVRSGLDPVECLKKLEGHVVQLHFKDLNEKSKDAHDVHWGTGVSNVDGVLAELKRQNFKGLFSAEYEYNWENNVPDVTASAQYFREAVNKIK from the coding sequence ATGAAAAACTTTCTCTTAACTACGTTGGCCGTTTGTTGTTTAACGGTATCGTGTAACACCAAAAACAACAGCGATTCCACCGCAACTTCTACTACTACCGCCGACTCAACCACTATTGCTTTGGGTACTGCAGATTCTACGGGCGCTACTCAGGGTCAGAATCCGGAAGAAGCCTTGGGCTGGAAATTAGGCGCTCAGGCCTATACCTTTAACCGCTTTACCTTTGCCGAAGCCGTTGATAAAATTAAAAGCTGCGGTTTAAGCTACGTCGAAGCATTTCCGGGCCAAACCATTGGCGGCGGCATTGAAGGTAAAATGGAGCCCAAAATGCCCGCTGAAAAACGGCAGCAAATTTTAAAAATGTTGCAGGACAAAGGCGTAAAAATGGTATCGTTTGGCGTTACTGGCGCTAAAGACGAAGCTGGCTGGCGGGAACTGTTTCAGTTCGCCAAAGACATGGGCCTGGAAAATATTACCATGGAACCCGAGCCGGAGTTTATTCCGGTAGTTTCTAAATTATGCGACGAATTCGGCATTAACGCCGCTTTACATAATCACCCAAAACCTTCCCGCTACTGGGACCCCAACGTGGTTATTGCGGCCATGAAAGGCCAGAGCAAACGCCTTGGCTCTTGCGCTGATATTGGGCATTGGGTGCGTTCGGGCTTAGACCCAGTAGAATGCTTGAAAAAACTGGAAGGCCACGTAGTGCAACTGCACTTTAAAGACTTAAACGAAAAAAGCAAAGACGCCCACGACGTGCATTGGGGTACCGGTGTATCGAACGTAGATGGCGTATTAGCCGAATTAAAACGCCAGAACTTTAAAGGCTTGTTCTCCGCGGAATACGAATATAACTGGGAAAACAACGTTCCGGACGTAACTGCCAGCGCGCAGTATTTTAGAGAAGCGGTTAACAAAATAAAATAA
- a CDS encoding NAD(P)/FAD-dependent oxidoreductase: MKKIVIIGNGIAGVTLAQHVRRLSNHQLLIISAETDYFISRTALMYVYMGHLRADQLKPLEDWYWPENQIELKRDYVTQVNPSQKLLQLQSGETVVYDILVIASGSKSNTFNWPGQELAGVQGLYSWQDLETMEAATPRIKRAVIVGGGLIGIELAEMFLSRCIPVTFLVREKSFWNSVLPAEESKMVTRHIQSHHVDLRLETELAAILPNETGQVRAVVTKNNEEIATEFVGLAVGVHPNVDFLKNSGIALDRGVLVNEYFETNVPDVYAIGDCAQYQNPPVGRKPVEPLWYAGRQHGEALAHNLCGQKTAYKPGVWFNSAKFFDIEYQVYGEVNKQPQPDEEHLYWEHPNGKKSIRICFDKASNRVKGFNLMGIRYRHDVCAHWIENNTPIQEVLKNLREANFDPEFFKRYEPELLRQYNQLHPSAPVTASKAKKLFGFW; the protein is encoded by the coding sequence ATGAAAAAAATTGTAATAATTGGAAATGGCATTGCCGGCGTTACCCTGGCCCAGCACGTGCGGCGCCTGAGCAATCATCAATTATTAATAATTTCCGCAGAAACCGATTATTTTATTTCGCGCACTGCCTTAATGTACGTGTACATGGGCCATTTGCGCGCTGACCAATTAAAGCCCTTGGAAGATTGGTACTGGCCCGAAAACCAGATTGAACTTAAGCGCGACTATGTAACCCAGGTAAATCCCTCTCAGAAACTACTGCAACTGCAATCCGGCGAAACCGTGGTGTACGATATTCTGGTAATTGCCTCGGGCTCTAAATCCAACACTTTCAACTGGCCGGGTCAGGAACTAGCGGGTGTGCAGGGTTTATACTCGTGGCAGGATTTAGAAACCATGGAGGCCGCTACGCCGCGAATAAAACGGGCCGTTATTGTGGGTGGGGGCTTAATCGGGATAGAACTAGCCGAAATGTTTTTGTCGAGGTGCATACCGGTTACGTTTTTAGTGCGCGAAAAAAGTTTCTGGAACAGCGTTTTACCCGCCGAAGAATCCAAAATGGTTACCCGCCACATCCAGAGCCACCACGTTGATTTACGCCTGGAAACCGAACTTGCCGCGATTTTACCTAACGAAACCGGCCAGGTACGCGCCGTAGTTACCAAAAACAACGAAGAAATTGCTACGGAGTTTGTGGGCTTAGCCGTTGGCGTGCACCCTAATGTTGATTTTTTAAAAAATAGTGGCATTGCCCTGGATAGAGGCGTTTTGGTAAACGAGTATTTTGAAACCAACGTGCCCGATGTATACGCCATTGGCGATTGTGCGCAATACCAAAACCCACCCGTAGGCCGGAAGCCCGTGGAGCCGCTTTGGTACGCCGGTCGGCAGCACGGCGAAGCTTTAGCGCATAATCTTTGCGGCCAGAAAACCGCTTACAAACCGGGCGTATGGTTTAACTCGGCTAAGTTTTTCGATATCGAGTACCAGGTTTACGGCGAGGTAAATAAACAGCCCCAACCCGACGAAGAGCATCTTTACTGGGAACATCCCAATGGTAAAAAGTCCATCCGGATATGTTTTGATAAGGCCAGTAACCGGGTAAAAGGATTTAATTTAATGGGCATTCGGTACCGCCACGATGTTTGTGCCCATTGGATCGAAAATAACACGCCTATTCAGGAAGTATTAAAAAATCTCCGCGAAGCAAACTTCGATCCGGAGTTTTTTAAACGCTACGAGCCCGAGTTGCTGCGGCAATACAATCAGTTACATCCTTCAGCGCCGGTAACAGCCAGCAAGGCTAAAAAGCTGTTTGGTTTCTGGTGA
- a CDS encoding M16 family metallopeptidase produces MFAKLLPRQRLWLAYSALGLGLTFSLGACSPKSVSTATTPTLPAAESAANSPQIATYQVPVEYYTLDNGLRVILSPDKTTPIVTTAAYYNIGFRNEPKNRTGFAHLFEHMMFQGSQNLGKMEFIQLIQKNGGVLNGSTRFDFTNYFEIVPANKLETILWAEADRMRGLNITQENLKNQQEVVKNEVKVNVLNQPYGGFPWLDMPQYANKNWFNAHNFYGDLKDLDAANLDDVKSFFKTFYSPNNAALVVTGDFDTEQAKAWIKQYFGNIPSAELPPKVDLTEPRQEKEQRFAKDDKLATKPALAFAYHMPDRNTPEYYAMGLLDQILLQGNDSRLYQALVQERGYAGEVSGGINSGLGNMFNYNGPMLWDGSLVHDNTVTADSIIAVLDREIKKLETNGIDQALLDLAIVKMRSSFYDQINQLYGFGKADMLASFALFDNNPARINTLEAEFRKVTPELMQKTLREYLRPTNRTILTINPLAKS; encoded by the coding sequence ATGTTCGCTAAATTACTACCCCGGCAGAGGCTATGGTTAGCTTATTCTGCTCTTGGTTTGGGGCTTACCTTTTCGTTGGGCGCTTGTAGTCCTAAATCCGTAAGCACGGCCACTACCCCAACTCTGCCTGCTGCTGAATCTGCCGCCAACAGCCCCCAAATTGCAACGTACCAGGTGCCGGTAGAATATTATACCCTCGATAATGGCTTACGCGTTATTTTGTCGCCAGATAAAACCACGCCTATTGTTACCACTGCGGCTTACTATAACATTGGTTTTCGGAACGAACCTAAGAACCGCACCGGTTTTGCCCACTTGTTTGAACACATGATGTTTCAGGGGTCGCAGAACCTGGGTAAAATGGAGTTTATTCAGTTAATTCAGAAAAATGGCGGGGTGCTCAACGGCTCCACCCGCTTCGATTTTACCAATTACTTCGAGATTGTACCGGCCAATAAACTGGAAACTATTCTGTGGGCTGAAGCTGACCGCATGCGGGGCTTAAACATCACCCAGGAAAATTTAAAGAATCAGCAGGAAGTTGTAAAAAACGAAGTAAAAGTAAACGTGCTTAACCAACCGTACGGCGGTTTTCCTTGGCTGGACATGCCCCAATACGCAAACAAAAACTGGTTTAATGCACACAACTTTTACGGCGATTTAAAAGATCTGGATGCGGCTAATCTGGACGATGTAAAAAGCTTTTTTAAAACTTTTTACTCGCCCAACAACGCGGCCCTGGTAGTTACCGGCGATTTTGATACAGAACAAGCCAAAGCCTGGATTAAGCAATACTTCGGCAATATTCCATCGGCGGAGTTACCACCCAAAGTAGATTTAACCGAACCCCGCCAGGAAAAAGAACAGCGTTTCGCTAAAGATGATAAACTGGCCACCAAACCCGCCCTGGCTTTTGCCTACCACATGCCCGACCGCAACACCCCCGAGTACTACGCCATGGGCCTACTCGACCAGATTTTGCTGCAGGGAAACGACAGCCGCTTGTACCAGGCTTTGGTGCAGGAACGCGGCTACGCCGGCGAAGTAAGCGGCGGCATTAACTCCGGTTTAGGCAATATGTTTAACTACAACGGTCCCATGCTCTGGGATGGCAGCCTGGTGCACGACAATACCGTTACCGCCGATTCTATTATTGCGGTACTCGACCGGGAAATTAAAAAATTAGAAACTAACGGCATCGATCAGGCTCTCCTGGACTTAGCCATTGTAAAAATGCGCTCCAGCTTCTACGACCAGATAAACCAACTGTACGGTTTCGGGAAAGCCGATATGCTGGCCAGTTTTGCTTTGTTCGATAACAACCCGGCCCGCATTAATACCCTGGAAGCGGAATTCCGGAAAGTAACCCCGGAACTAATGCAGAAAACTTTGCGCGAGTACCTGCGGCCCACCAACCGCACCATTTTAACGATTAATCCTTTAGCTAAAAGTTAA
- a CDS encoding thioredoxin family protein — protein sequence MQFSQINQIQQTFSYPEYEALIDQLLAEDKTTGPDQNPKMVQYTQMNQVRMTRIARTTALLPEVQEALAQLTRSLQWVVLTEAWCGDAAQNVPVLHKIAEASNGKISLKLLLRDENLDLMDQYLTNGTRSIPKLICFDATTGQELGTWGPRPAAAQELYHAYKANPVGTKKEFIQNVQLWYGRDRTYSMQQEMVQLLKSWQ from the coding sequence ATGCAATTCAGTCAAATAAACCAGATCCAGCAAACATTTTCTTACCCAGAATACGAAGCCTTAATAGACCAATTGCTGGCTGAAGATAAAACCACTGGACCCGACCAGAATCCGAAAATGGTGCAGTATACCCAAATGAACCAGGTCCGGATGACCCGGATTGCCCGCACCACGGCGCTGCTGCCCGAAGTGCAGGAAGCCTTAGCCCAACTTACCCGGTCGTTGCAATGGGTGGTTTTAACCGAAGCCTGGTGCGGCGATGCGGCGCAAAACGTACCGGTATTGCATAAAATTGCGGAGGCATCTAATGGCAAGATTTCGTTAAAACTACTCCTACGCGACGAAAACCTGGATTTAATGGACCAGTACTTAACCAATGGCACACGTTCCATTCCCAAGTTAATTTGCTTTGATGCTACTACCGGGCAGGAACTAGGAACCTGGGGACCACGGCCGGCGGCGGCGCAAGAGCTGTACCATGCGTATAAAGCCAACCCGGTGGGTACCAAAAAAGAATTTATCCAGAATGTGCAGTTGTGGTACGGCCGCGACCGAACCTACTCCATGCAGCAGGAAATGGTGCAACTGCTGAAAAGCTGGCAATAA